Proteins encoded within one genomic window of Desulfobacterales bacterium:
- a CDS encoding YeeE/YedE thiosulfate transporter family protein codes for MFKKNWSPYLAGGLTGLLLVLSVLISGQFFGASTTFSRSASVIEKNMGIDTSTNEYFTMKKGKYGPSALPDWQLMFVIGIVIGAFISSKLSGEFKMQMVPDMWRERFGPGPLKRGIVAFAGGTVALVGARLAGGUPSGHGLSGLAQLSLSGFIALVAFFVGGMIIANLIYGIQRR; via the coding sequence ATGTTCAAAAAAAACTGGAGTCCCTATCTTGCCGGCGGCTTGACAGGGCTTTTGCTGGTTTTATCGGTGCTGATCAGCGGCCAATTTTTTGGCGCATCGACCACCTTTTCCCGCAGTGCATCGGTAATTGAAAAAAACATGGGTATCGACACTTCGACGAACGAATATTTTACTATGAAAAAGGGCAAATATGGTCCATCCGCCCTTCCGGACTGGCAGCTGATGTTTGTGATCGGTATTGTCATCGGTGCATTTATTTCTTCAAAGCTTTCCGGAGAGTTTAAGATGCAGATGGTCCCTGATATGTGGCGTGAAAGGTTCGGCCCCGGGCCGCTGAAACGGGGAATTGTTGCCTTTGCCGGCGGCACGGTCGCACTTGTCGGAGCCCGGCTTGCCGGTGGCTGACCCAGCGGTCATGGACTGAGCGGTCTGGCTCAGCTTTCACTCAGTGGTTTTATCGCACTGGTCGCTTTTTTTGTCGGCGGCATGATCATAGCCAACCTGATTTACGGCATTCAAAGGAGATAA
- a CDS encoding YeeE/YedE thiosulfate transporter family protein, with protein sequence MSLFYGVVTGILFGFFMQKAQVLRYDRQIGALRLIDMTIIKFMLSAIIVGSIGIYLLKDAGLIKLSMKPTSIGAQVIGGLIFGIGWALLGYCPGTAAGALGEGRMDALWGILGMLFGGALYAEIHPFMNAHIIRIGDYGKIGLPQLTGLNHWTVILVLAVLSVLLFWLFEKKHL encoded by the coding sequence ATGAGTTTATTTTACGGGGTGGTGACCGGCATCCTTTTTGGATTTTTTATGCAAAAAGCCCAGGTACTCAGATATGATCGACAGATCGGTGCGTTGAGGCTCATAGATATGACCATCATAAAATTCATGCTGAGCGCGATCATTGTAGGATCGATAGGTATTTACCTGCTCAAAGATGCTGGACTGATTAAACTGAGTATGAAACCGACCTCCATCGGCGCCCAGGTAATCGGCGGTTTGATCTTCGGTATCGGCTGGGCTCTTTTGGGCTACTGCCCCGGGACGGCGGCAGGCGCGCTTGGAGAAGGCAGAATGGATGCTCTGTGGGGAATTCTGGGGATGTTGTTCGGCGGGGCGCTGTATGCCGAGATTCATCCTTTTATGAATGCCCATATCATCCGTATCGGAGACTATGGAAAAATCGGATTGCCGCAGCTGACAGGCCTCAACCATTGGACGGTAATTTTGGTGCTTGCCGTACTTTCAGTCCTGTTGTTTTGGCTTTTCGAAAAAAAACATCTTTAG
- the prxU gene encoding thioredoxin-dependent peroxiredoxin (Most members of this family contain a selenocysteine.): protein MGEEIKMGCARPTGGPVGEKIVEKKLNESGADTIIKREVKTMIQVGKKAPDFAAPAYQKGKFVSVKLSEYLGKWVLLCFYPGDFTFVUATEISAVAETNDTFQDLGVEVLSMSVDSVFVHKMWNDNEISKMVKGGVPFPMLSDAGGKVGNVFGVYDEDAGVETRGRFIIDPEGVIQAYEVLTPAMGRNVAETLRQVHALQLIRNSKGTEATPAGWKPGKMTLKPGPELVGKVWEVWKTEMAFD, encoded by the coding sequence ATGGGAGAGGAAATAAAAATGGGCTGCGCCCGGCCGACCGGCGGTCCGGTCGGAGAAAAAATCGTTGAAAAGAAGTTAAATGAATCTGGAGCGGACACAATTATCAAAAGGGAGGTCAAAACGATGATACAAGTTGGAAAGAAAGCACCCGATTTTGCGGCACCCGCCTATCAAAAAGGTAAATTCGTATCGGTCAAACTGTCTGAATATCTGGGCAAATGGGTTCTGCTCTGTTTTTATCCGGGTGACTTTACATTCGTCTGAGCAACGGAAATTTCGGCAGTTGCCGAAACAAACGATACGTTTCAGGACCTGGGGGTTGAGGTGTTGTCAATGAGCGTTGATAGTGTCTTTGTTCATAAGATGTGGAATGATAACGAGATTTCAAAAATGGTCAAAGGCGGGGTCCCGTTTCCCATGTTGTCCGATGCCGGTGGAAAGGTCGGCAACGTATTCGGCGTCTACGATGAAGACGCGGGGGTTGAAACACGGGGCCGATTCATCATTGATCCGGAAGGGGTGATTCAAGCCTATGAAGTGCTCACCCCTGCTATGGGCCGTAATGTGGCGGAAACTTTGCGGCAGGTTCATGCGCTTCAGCTGATCAGAAACAGTAAAGGAACCGAAGCTACGCCGGCCGGATGGAAACCCGGTAAAATGACACTGAAGCCGGGTCCGGAACTGGTTGGAAAGGTCTGGGAGGTTTGGAAAACCGAAATGGCGTTTGATTAA
- a CDS encoding enoyl-CoA hydratase-related protein: MNDKEIFFEKQQNIGIITLNRPDAFNTFNIPFARQLNDALAAFDDDDDIRVVIVRANGRQFSTGISLDEFKGKSHKEIREFLKGMDEHNHTISKMKKPVIASVKGLAIANGAGLVFACDMAVASENARFGTTAINVGLICLGPAAPLMRQVGRKKTLEMVLTGDMIPADEALRLGLINKVVPENQLEEATMKLAEKLAAKSPLALQIGKRGIYGMEDMPYHKGLDYLTNLFASLCATEDVQEGIAAFQEKRPPEWKMK; this comes from the coding sequence ATGAACGACAAGGAAATTTTCTTTGAAAAACAGCAGAACATCGGCATTATTACCCTGAACCGACCGGATGCGTTTAACACCTTCAACATTCCGTTCGCCCGTCAGTTAAACGACGCACTTGCGGCCTTTGACGATGACGACGACATTCGGGTCGTTATTGTTCGGGCAAACGGCCGCCAGTTTTCAACCGGCATTTCCCTGGATGAATTCAAGGGTAAATCCCACAAGGAAATTCGTGAATTTCTTAAAGGAATGGACGAGCACAACCACACGATATCCAAAATGAAAAAGCCGGTGATTGCTTCGGTCAAAGGCCTGGCTATTGCCAATGGAGCCGGGCTGGTTTTTGCCTGCGATATGGCAGTTGCATCGGAAAATGCCAGATTCGGCACCACGGCCATCAATGTGGGGCTGATTTGTCTGGGACCGGCCGCTCCCCTGATGCGTCAGGTGGGAAGAAAGAAGACCCTGGAAATGGTGCTGACCGGCGATATGATCCCTGCTGATGAGGCTCTGAGACTGGGTCTGATCAACAAGGTGGTACCAGAGAATCAGCTGGAAGAAGCCACCATGAAACTGGCCGAAAAACTGGCGGCAAAAAGTCCGCTGGCCCTTCAGATCGGCAAGAGAGGGATTTACGGAATGGAGGACATGCCGTATCACAAGGGGTTGGATTATTTAACCAATCTATTTGCGTCGCTGTGCGCTACGGAAGATGTTCAGGAGGGTATAGCAGCCTTCCAGGAGAAACGTCCTCCGGAATGGAAAATGAAATAG